GCCTTTACAGTCAGGTTCAGTCCTGGGCATAAGCTGAGTCACTGGAGAAAACTTTGATTTGGTTGGAACCAGACCTGACATTATGTGCAGGAGATCTTTGTGTGCACACTGCACAGAAATGGACATAAAGTCACGAGGGCTTAATTAACCTTTAATTTAACTCTTAGAATCCTGTTGTCCTGTTGTCTTTCTGTTACAATTGATATTTCTCAGGTATAGCAATGATTTTACTTAATCAAAATAGTTTCAGTTAACTCATATGTGGCTTAAGCTTGTCCTTACCTATTGTTAGAAATAATTTATAATCATGTCAAAAATGCAATACATAGTGTTTTTCTTAAATAAGAAACATTTGAAACATATTTTTGAAAACTCCCATAATGGTAAAACAATGTTCTCCATTATTCCTGCATTCCATTCATATGGATTCTTAGTTTCAGGGTTCCTCATTCATTAGTTTAAATTTGACATAGAAATgaagatgaaaataaaatgtaatagaaGGCCTGAAACAGAGATCTTGGAGAAAAAAGTGTTTTCATCATTGCTCTAAATCTATGAGCCCTTTTGGCTTTCATAAGAAAAAATACGTGTTgtcctgctttaaaaaaaaaaaaaaaagacagaattgTGTATTTTACGTGGAAAAGCTATATCCAGTGTTTTTATTAAACCACCGCTTAAAATAGATTTGCCCTCGAGTTCAATGGTCAGTAAACTTAACAGGAAGGGGGCCACACAAAAGGTAGGTAACCTAACATAAACCGCAAATTAACAGGTGTGTACAACAATGGAACTGCTGAAAAAAGGCTATTTCTCTCCTCACTGAAAATTCATGGTAGCTCGAGGCTAATAAACCACCCACTAGGTTAAAGAATAGTCCAAAGCTCCTCCATGAGGAAAGTCAATACAGTGCACAACATGACTCATCCATATTTCGTGAACACAATGCtgatgcatttgtgtttttcgtTGACAAAAGGCATAACGGTGCTACATGGTTtggtaataaataaatgtgttttgtagCACAGATTGCGTTCTGTCTACGAAAAAGGTCTGTTACACATGTCACTCCATATGTCTGTGATGTAATGGAGTGAAAACCTTTTGGCTTGCACAGTGGTAGACactgtgtgtagcgtgtgtgtgtgtgtgtttgtgtgtgttatagtgtagCGAGGTGGGGGGCTAAAGGGTTGTCGTGTATATTTATACCTGTAGTTATATATGTAGGCTATTGCAATGCCAATTGTttcaaaagaaaataatgactAAACCAATGTTGTCCTGCAGGGTATACTCCAAAAGGTCTGACCTACATTTGCAAATATATATTTGCAATGGGGGAAGTTTTGAACCGCACAAGTAAGGTTAATGCCCTCTGTGTGCAGCAATGCAATGAGCTTCAGCTTCACCCACTGTAACCCACAGCTGTGCGGAAATGACACAGCAGGCCAGTACCGTCACGTCACGCGAGAGGGCActagcaggaaaaaaacacggCGGCGATCGAGAAACACGGACAATAGTTACCCGTGGACAAAACCACAGGGATAATCACAGCGGACATGTTTAACACGCCTTAAACTATTGCAGAAGGCTGCAGAGAACCGCGGAGGTAAGTTTTAAAACTGTACATAGGCATGTTTACAGTCGAACAGTCGTAAAGGGGTAAATCCGTCGGTGAATGTTTTTCTTGCCGCGTCACGCAATACGAAttcctcactttaaagaaataGCCACGAGAAATTGGGATTGGACATTATATTACCGTGTGTGCATAAATGCAATATCAAGCAACAAATAGATCTGTATTTGTACGTGTTAGTGCATAAAGTACTATAGAGAGAGCTACATCTGCCTCTCAGGTTGTAACGATTCGTGGGTTTGTGGTGGAAGAATGAGGAAGTGGAGTGGACAGGAGACTGAAAGGCGCGTGTGCAAGACACAGAGTTACAGCGCCGCCCCTGTGCACCCGGCGACACCCcgacctgtacacacagataaacaacataaacaaatccAACTTCTCACGGACAATAAATAGCGTGTCTCGAAGGTTATGGTAAACCATGATATTCTGTAGTTTTGTTGGACAGAAGTTATGAAGTTATCGCTCTTACTTCCAACTTTGGTGGTGTTCTTGCAAGAGCACGGGAAGTGTTGTTGTTTACGAATAAACATAGACGAAGGCAGCCTACAGCATACATGGGTATTCCATGTACGAAGTTAAATGACAAACCTCAggtaactcagagtaagtgctAAACCTCCTAATATAGGTTCTCTTAGCAAAAGGTATTTTAGGATGTTCACTTGTTCTGAGTCaatttacccaggtttgtcactaaaccacataataccccccccccccgaaatgTTGGTGAGATAGTTGTtacattattgttatttttacatCCTTTAAGTCATAATCAGGTGACAATTTTTACTCTAAAACAGAGGGGATCAGTTGAACTTTTGAGTTATATAGGTCAAACTTGCATAATCAGTGGGTATTTTTTTGGTAGTTAACAATTTAAGAAGTGTTGGGAAATAGCATTGACAGCTTCTCATTAAGTTGATGAAGCCTAATGTATGAATATAGCCTAGTATATTATTCTTATTTTGACCCTTCACACAAAGGTGATTTAAGTTTTGTAGTGTttgaacatatacacatactgtagaACTGTTCAGTATGCATTTTTAGTGCACAGGGTTTTACACAAACAATACCAATAAAGAATTAATATTTTTGTAAGCATCACTTTGTTGTAAAAATGTCCTAAATTGTTTTGTCAGGATATGAATGTCATCAAGCATGAGGAAAACGCAGAGAGGGACATGCTTGAGAAAGGTAAGACTGAGCTCTCTTGCTTTGGCTCCTATCCATTTTTGCCAACCTTATTGCTTCTGTATGAATGGAGTTGATTGAGCCATTTAGTTTGAGTCTAGTAGAACTCAGATgtgtttaaaataataaatgtcTCATTGTTCCAGGAGGAAGATCATCAAAAGAAATTAAGACAGAGGAAGATTCAGAAGTAGTACAAGGCTGTCATGAGACTTCAGAAACTGCTGTGGGAAAGTCCCAGGGTGCTGCCGTAGACGGCATCACTAAATGCTCTGAACCACAGCAAGGGTCAGATGATATGAGTATCGACATAGACCAGCCTATCAGCAGAAAGAGGGCCAAACTTGCTAGTGAGGTAAGATGCCAGATGATCAGTCTTGTGCTATAACCTTATGATAATATCTTGGTCATACAACAATAGGATATTCCATTGTTTACGACAGTGATACACAAAGTGATTTTACTAACACCAAAAACACCAAATCAGATTTACCCAAGTATTTTGCATTCTACCCGCAGCACATATTCGAACTTAATAGTTAATATGATTGTTTCTATATAGATTCTATCTTCTATCTGTGTTTTGTCTCGTCCTCTATAGGTTGGGGAACATGTGCAAGAGAAGGGATGTGAAGAATCCACAAGGTCACATCTCCATAGCCTTACACCTGACAAGAAGGACGCTGCCCAGGAGAAGACCATAGCCTCTTACAGGAAGCCTCTGTACAGCATCTCCCATCGTATTACAGAGAAGAAGGCTGCTTCAAGTCTCGACCAGCATGGACAGCATGAAGCAGGGGTTCGGTTGAACAACATCTTACTCCCTAAGCTGTGCACTTCGGGGCAGAATAACCGATGTGAGCCAAGCCTCACTCAAGGGGGTTCAGGTACTGCTACCCCGACGGACCCAAACCTCTACCCTTTGATCGAGAAAATGTTCTTCATTCTCAACACTCTGAActctagcatgactcagctgcACAGCAAAGTGGACTTGCTGTCTCTTGAGGTTACGCGCATTAAGAAACAAATCAAACCTTCTGAAATGGCGATGGAGTTCCAGCCCCCACCAGAATATCAGCTAACAAGTGACGAGCTTGCTCAGCTGATGGAGCAGACATCTACAGCGGGGGAGCTTGGATGCAGGCTGCTGGTCCAGCTCTTTCCTGAGCTGTTTACAGCCAAGGATTGCATTCATGGCTGCAGTGCCTGTGGCATCGCAGGCAAACGGACTCTTGACTCCCTTCACCTTCAGCTCATACGCAACTATGTGGAGGTCTGCTACCCACTGGTGAAGAACAGTAATGTTTGGCAGAGTGAGTGCCTGCTACAAATTAATGACTTTTTTAATCGTTTCTGGGCCCAAAAAGACATGGAAAATGGCCAGCCTGTTGGCAAACAAACTTCTGCTGGCCTTGCTTTTGAGGTGGACCAGAGTCAGCCCTGCCACTTCATCAACGAAGATGGTCAGGATGAGAGACTTTCAGTGGAATCCGGTGACAACAGCAATGGTCACCTAAACATGTCATCAGACCTCACATTGGATTCccaggaggtgggggaggatcTTGATGACCTCTCTTCCCCTGATGACTTTGTAATTTTCTTGTTAAATAGACTTTTCCCAGAAATCTTTGAAGAGGGCAAATTGCCTGAGGGTTACAGTGGCTGTAACAGTATTGGGAAGTTATTACTAGACTCTGAAAGACTAGAGATCATTCGTAAGTATATGGAAGCTAATTTTCCTGATATCCCTGAAGACACATGGCTACAGATCTGTATTCAGCGAATGGAAGAAGCACTGGAGGCAATTCCAGGTAATGGAAATGACCTGGACAACATACAGGATGAAAGCTTTGATACAAACCTTCCAGATGATGTTTCGATTGTTAAAATCAGTGACTTCTGTGATTATGATCGTCCAAATCGCAGGACTAAAAAATCGTGGTTGGCACCCATCAATTTTGACACAATGGAGATTCCTCCTACTGATTTTGATGTTTCAGAGGAGTATCTCCTCACAAAAGAGCAGCTTAAAAATAACTATGACTGTAGTTTGTCCATAGGGAACTTTGCTTCCCGCCTGCTTGTCCTTATGTTTCCAGAGTTGTTCACATATGAGAACGCACGGAAGCATTACAACTGTAGTGGTACCTTAGGCAAGAAGCAGCTAGATCCATTTAGGATACGATTGATCCGTCATTATGTTCAGCTGTTGTACCCCCGGGCCAAGAATGATCGAGTGTGGACCCTAGAGTTTGTGGACAAATTAGATGAGCGTTGCAGGCGAAGGGACACAGAGCAGCGTCGCTCATACCAACAGCAGCGTAAAGTTTTTGTTCCGAAGTCGGAGCCAGACTTTGTTACTCCCAGCCAAATAAGCCCACTGACCTCTGAGCGCTTGAAAGAAGACTATGAAATGCCACCTCTTCCTCCCGAAAAAAGTAGCAAAGACTTCTGCAAGATCCCACTGGAGGAGCTTGCCGTGCCTCCTCCTGACTTTCCTGTGCCTTCTATGTACCTGCTGTCAGACTCTGAGGTGAGGGAGATCGTCCAGCAGAGTCTCTCAGTAGGGAACTTTGCTGCCCGTTTGCTGGTACGTCTCTTCCCAGAGCTCTTTACCCAGGAGAACCTGCGGCTTCAGTACAATCACTCTGGCGCCTGCAACAAGAAGCAGCTGGACCCGGTCCGTCTGCGCTTGATTCGCCATTATGTAGAAGCCGTGTACCCAGTGGACAAGATGGAGGAGGTTTGGCACTATGAGTGCGTCCCAAGCATTGACGAGCGCTGTAGGCGGCCGAATCGGAAAAAGTGTGACATTCTGAAGAAGGCCAAGAGATCAAGCACTGTGTCATATTCTTAACACCTCTCTacaatgtattgttttttttgtatttctcacAA
Above is a window of Clupea harengus chromosome 14, Ch_v2.0.2, whole genome shotgun sequence DNA encoding:
- the bend3 gene encoding BEN domain-containing protein 3, with protein sequence MNVIKHEENAERDMLEKGGRSSKEIKTEEDSEVVQGCHETSETAVGKSQGAAVDGITKCSEPQQGSDDMSIDIDQPISRKRAKLASEVGEHVQEKGCEESTRSHLHSLTPDKKDAAQEKTIASYRKPLYSISHRITEKKAASSLDQHGQHEAGVRLNNILLPKLCTSGQNNRCEPSLTQGGSGTATPTDPNLYPLIEKMFFILNTLNSSMTQLHSKVDLLSLEVTRIKKQIKPSEMAMEFQPPPEYQLTSDELAQLMEQTSTAGELGCRLLVQLFPELFTAKDCIHGCSACGIAGKRTLDSLHLQLIRNYVEVCYPLVKNSNVWQSECLLQINDFFNRFWAQKDMENGQPVGKQTSAGLAFEVDQSQPCHFINEDGQDERLSVESGDNSNGHLNMSSDLTLDSQEVGEDLDDLSSPDDFVIFLLNRLFPEIFEEGKLPEGYSGCNSIGKLLLDSERLEIIRKYMEANFPDIPEDTWLQICIQRMEEALEAIPGNGNDLDNIQDESFDTNLPDDVSIVKISDFCDYDRPNRRTKKSWLAPINFDTMEIPPTDFDVSEEYLLTKEQLKNNYDCSLSIGNFASRLLVLMFPELFTYENARKHYNCSGTLGKKQLDPFRIRLIRHYVQLLYPRAKNDRVWTLEFVDKLDERCRRRDTEQRRSYQQQRKVFVPKSEPDFVTPSQISPLTSERLKEDYEMPPLPPEKSSKDFCKIPLEELAVPPPDFPVPSMYLLSDSEVREIVQQSLSVGNFAARLLVRLFPELFTQENLRLQYNHSGACNKKQLDPVRLRLIRHYVEAVYPVDKMEEVWHYECVPSIDERCRRPNRKKCDILKKAKRSSTVSYS